In one Catenovulum adriaticum genomic region, the following are encoded:
- the yidD gene encoding membrane protein insertion efficiency factor YidD, with protein MEKIKAFSQQVLARLLIFLVKCYQVIISPLLGPRCRFHPSCSNYAIIAINRFGPAIGGWLTLKRVIKCHPFSLGGHDPVPESKPEEK; from the coding sequence GTGGAAAAAATTAAAGCGTTTAGCCAACAAGTCTTAGCAAGATTGTTGATATTTTTAGTTAAATGTTATCAGGTTATCATCAGCCCCTTGCTGGGACCACGCTGTCGATTCCATCCAAGCTGCTCAAATTATGCAATAATTGCAATTAATCGCTTTGGACCTGCGATTGGAGGTTGGTTAACTTTAAAACGCGTTATAAAATGTCACCCGTTTTCGCTTGGCGGGCATGATCCCGTCCCAGAATCTAAACCTGAAGAGAAATAA